A stretch of DNA from Natrinema halophilum:
CTCGGGCCCGAGGAGATGCACGAGGACGGGGCGATGCTCGAGATCACCCACAACGAGGGCGAAGAGCCGGAAGTCGGTGACGCCTGGGGACACATCGCCGTCCGCGTCCCTGAAGGGGAACTCGAAGATCGCTATCAGCAATTGATGGACGACGGCGTCGAGGACTACCGCGATCCCGAGTCCTGTGGGGGCCGCTATGCCTTCGTCAAAGATCCCGACGGCCACGAGATCGAGATCGTCCAGCGCGATCCCGACGAGGGCGCGCTGTGGTCGCTCGATCATACGATGATCCGCGTCGAGGACGCCGACGAAGCGCTCGGCTTCTGGACACGGAAGTTCGAGTACGACGAGGTCGGCCGATGGGAGGCCGATAGCTTCGCGAATTACTTCGTCGAACCTCGGACCGCCCCACCCGAAGCGATGAGCGTCGAACTCACCTACAATTACGACGGCCGCAGTTACGAAATGGGCGATGCCTGGGGACACCTCTGCATCCGCGTCGACGATCTCGAGGGCGATTGGGATCGGCTACTGGACCGCGGGGCCGCCGATTACCGCGATCCCGAAAGCTGCGACGACATGTACGCGTTCACGACGGACCAGGACGGCCACGAGATAGAACTCATCGAGCGAGACCTCGAGGCTGACTCGCTGTTTCCCTTCTAGTTCGACTTGCTGGCCCAGTTACCCGACTGATCGTTTCTCTCCGTCGCTAACCGGCCTCGTCCTCCGTGTCGACTCGCCACTCTCCGTCGACAGCGACGGCAGTTGTCCGCCTCGAGTGCGATCCGTCGGTCGATTCGGATCGTTCGTCTCGTCTCCGGTATGCATCGTTCAAGTATGGCGAGTGAGACCCGTAGAAACGGAAGACGCGCCGGCGATCGCCGACCGGAGCGGTACAGTACGGACGCAGACGTTTGCTGCTCGGCCTGCCGGAGACCTCCTCGATCACGGTCGGAGATTCGCAAACCACGAGTACGAACCATCAAACGCGGCACCTGACTGCCGGTCGGGTCCTACTGCTCAGCGGACGGGACGGGAGTCGATCGCTCCTCTCAGGCGCTCTTCGATATGGGCGTCTCTCGCATCGGTGGTTCGTGATGGTCGAGGTTCGTCGCGGTCGTTTCGAACTCGTCGGTCTTCTCGAGAATCGCACAGTTGTTATATCGGTCGGCGGTGTATTCGTCGAAGTCGCCTGACTCGAACACGTCCCGGAGTTCGTGACAGTGGTCTCGGATGGTCAACTGTGGCTCGTAATCGAGGTCGCCGGTGATCCGTTCGAACGAAACTCGATAACTCCGGTCGTCCGTCCGGTCCTCGTGATAGGCTATGTCTGCGTGAGGGAAACAGTCGGCAACGATCGTCGCCAGTTCGTCGATGCGGAAGTTCTGTTGCCTGGAACCGACGTTGTAGACGGTGTCGCCGACCGTTTCGATCGGGGCGGTCAGGCAGTCGATGTACGCGCGTGCGGCGTCGGCGACGTGGACGTTCGGCCGGTATTGTTCGCCGCCGAAAACGGGGATGACGGCATCGTGGTAGGCCTTTGCGGGGAGAACGTTCCCGACCAGATCGAACCGCATTCGGGGAGAGAGCCCGTATATCGTCGCCATCCGGAGAATCGTCGGCGAGAAGTTTCCATCGGCGAGATCCACGATTGCCTGCTCGGACTGAATCTTTATCCGGGCATACAGCGAGACCGGATTGAGCGGTGATGTTTCGTCACAGCGTCCGTTCTCGGTCTCGGCTCGTCCGTACACGCTACAGGTCGAGGCGAATTTCACTCGAAGCGGAGTCTGTCGACCGTGCAATTCGAAGCGACTACAACTCGGGAATCGGAACGACGACCACCGGTCTGTCCGCTTCCTCGAGAAGGCGTCGAGCCGTCGAGCCGAGGTCCCGCGTCGCATCCGGGTCGCCGCTGTGGGCTCCGATAATGACTTCATCGGCATCGACGTTTCGTACTGCCTCCAGTAGCGCATCGGCGGCCGTACCGGATCGGGTGTCCGTCTCGACGCGGCTGACTGACGCGAGTCGAACGGATGCGACGTTCAGCGCTTCTTCGCCATCCCTGCGTGCGGTCCGGTCGTCCGAGTGTGTAACCGAGATCACGGTCACTGTGTCGTCGGGTGTTGCCCGATCATCGAGATAGTCACAGATCGCTGCCGTCGTGTGAACGGAATCCGTGCCGACGAGATAGTGCACAACGACACCACAACGGCCGCTTCGAAGAACCCTTCGAACCGACGAACAAACGAAAGAAGAGCGGACCGACCGTGACTGATCATGGACCGTGGCCGTACCGTTCGACGAGCTCAGCCGATAGATTTCCAGTCAATAGTATAGCTATCGGTGTATTTTCTAACCCGGAAAACGCTCTCGTATACTTACGATGGTCCCTGCGAAAGAGACTGGTGGGGGTCGCGACATGCCGACCCTCGTATGCCAGTGCGGGTCTCATCATGTACCGCACCGTCTCAGGGTACGGCCCCTATCTCATGTGACGTGCCTTCGTCCTCCTTTCGCCGAGACACGCCACGTCGATCTACCACTTCCCCGCCGGCGTTTCCTCCCCCACGAGCTCCCCGCCGACGTTCCCCTCTCCACGAGATTCCCGCCGGCGTTTCCTCCCTCACAAGCGACTGACTGACCGCTCAAATCGCGTCGGCCCGAATCCGTTTGCCGATCGACTTGCACTGTTCAATGGTGTCCGTACAACGAATAGGTGATCGCGACCAGCCCGAGCAGTCGGCTCACGTTCTCGAGCAGCGCGATGACGATCCGCTCTGGATTGATAATCGTCGTGACAGTGACGTTGAGCAAGAAGGGGAACAAGGTCAACAGGAGCAACCCAACGGCGAGATAGAGCATCGACGGTGCATCGTTGCGGCGATAGCCTCGATACGCCTGATACGCGATGATCGTCCCGAAGAGTGCAACGAGAAAGAGACTCGCGACGGTCAATAGTTCGAACACCGTCGCCTCGGTAATTCGGACGACGTTCCGACTCATCGCATCCCCTCCCACATGCGAGTGAACTTGTCGGCGACATCTTCCTCGCGATACGTTAATTCGAGTGCGAACGAGCCGTCCTCGAGGGACAGTTCCAGCCGGTCGAGGTTCGCACTGTAGACGCCGTAGTGGTTGCCGTCCGGTGCGAGTTCTGTCTCTTCTGTGATGAGATCATACTCCTCGAGACGGTCGAGCCGTCGATAAATCGTCGGGAGGGAGGCGTCACACCGTTCGCTCAGTGTACTGGCAGACATGGGTTCGACGCTGGTATGGGTGAGGATATCTCGCGCGTACTCGTCTTCGAGAACGGCGAGTAGAGTCGACAAGTCGGTGTCCTCACTCACTGGTATAGCTATTCGTACCGGAATAGATATTAAAAACAGTACGATTTCTATCGCCTATAAAATAGTATCAGATCGTTTGATCCTGATCCAGTCCGATGGAACAGTGGTGCCAGTACTACCCCCGCTGGTAGAAGTGAGACTTACGCGGGGGACTGACGAGACCGATGCGCTCGACGATGACCGAATTCGAGAGGTCGTCCGCGAAGAAATCCCAGCGGAGACCGAGACACAGAATACGGCTACCCGCCGTGGTGCACTCACTCTCCTGGGAGCGGCCGACCTTGGGGCAGCAGGTTTTCGCGGTACCACTGGACGGCCAGAGCCGTCACGACTACGACGGCGGAACAACACGCTATCTTTCGGCCGACCGTTGTAAGCATCCTCGCGTTCCACACGCTTCCCGGTCCCACTTCTCTCAGATAGGCCCATTTCGATAACAGAATAGCTGCGTCTATAGGGGTTTAGCTTCAGGAGAGTTTCTCGAGACCTCAGCGACGTCCGACTATTCACATCGCCATATTCTATATATCGTTATACGATTCATTCCTCCGTTCGAAAGCGATCGTCGAACACTGCACATGCGAGCGCTGAACGTCACGTTCGACCGTACGCCCACTCGAGCCAGCCGAACAACCGCTTGAGCAGCCGATCTTCGGCGGGCCGGGAAAATCGGTGGCCTTCCCCAGCGAATTTCTCGAGGAGAACGTCCGTCTGGAGTCGTCGGGCAGCGTCGAAACTATCGTTCGGATCGACGACGTCATCGTTGCTGCCGTGAAAAACCGCGGCCGGGACCCCGAGTGCACCCACGACGTCGTCGAACGGATACCGATCGAGGGCTTCGAAAAACCGGCGGTCGATCCGTTCGCCGGTCTCGAAGGTCCACGTTCCGGTGGTGTCGACAACGCCACGGTGGTGGTTGAACGTCTCAGTAGTCGTCACGGGTGCGCGTGTGGCAACCGCTTCGACTCGGTCGTCGGATGCAGCCAT
This window harbors:
- a CDS encoding VOC family protein — encoded protein: MDGTLDHTMIRVADLEDSLDWYETHLAYEEKDRYEGDDFTIVYLGPEEMHEDGAMLEITHNEGEEPEVGDAWGHIAVRVPEGELEDRYQQLMDDGVEDYRDPESCGGRYAFVKDPDGHEIEIVQRDPDEGALWSLDHTMIRVEDADEALGFWTRKFEYDEVGRWEADSFANYFVEPRTAPPEAMSVELTYNYDGRSYEMGDAWGHLCIRVDDLEGDWDRLLDRGAADYRDPESCDDMYAFTTDQDGHEIELIERDLEADSLFPF
- a CDS encoding NAD-dependent epimerase/dehydratase family protein, which produces MYGRAETENGRCDETSPLNPVSLYARIKIQSEQAIVDLADGNFSPTILRMATIYGLSPRMRFDLVGNVLPAKAYHDAVIPVFGGEQYRPNVHVADAARAYIDCLTAPIETVGDTVYNVGSRQQNFRIDELATIVADCFPHADIAYHEDRTDDRSYRVSFERITGDLDYEPQLTIRDHCHELRDVFESGDFDEYTADRYNNCAILEKTDEFETTATNLDHHEPPMRETPISKSA
- a CDS encoding universal stress protein, yielding MHYLVGTDSVHTTAAICDYLDDRATPDDTVTVISVTHSDDRTARRDGEEALNVASVRLASVSRVETDTRSGTAADALLEAVRNVDADEVIIGAHSGDPDATRDLGSTARRLLEEADRPVVVVPIPEL
- a CDS encoding DUF7521 family protein, with product MSRNVVRITEATVFELLTVASLFLVALFGTIIAYQAYRGYRRNDAPSMLYLAVGLLLLTLFPFLLNVTVTTIINPERIVIALLENVSRLLGLVAITYSLYGHH
- a CDS encoding ArsR/SmtB family transcription factor — encoded protein: MSEDTDLSTLLAVLEDEYARDILTHTSVEPMSASTLSERCDASLPTIYRRLDRLEEYDLITEETELAPDGNHYGVYSANLDRLELSLEDGSFALELTYREEDVADKFTRMWEGMR
- a CDS encoding alpha/beta hydrolase family protein, whose product is MPERHRIPVEGPETTGEVPELAAVYHPADTDQWLFFCHGLRSDKSGSYENRCRRAVESGYNAVRFDARGCGESDGEFVESTIETRLTDLRHVVDRFDPESYALFGSSFGGKVAFHMAASDDRVEAVATRAPVTTTETFNHHRGVVDTTGTWTFETGERIDRRFFEALDRYPFDDVVGALGVPAAVFHGSNDDVVDPNDSFDAARRLQTDVLLEKFAGEGHRFSRPAEDRLLKRLFGWLEWAYGRT